A genomic region of Pseudomonas sp. MPC6 contains the following coding sequences:
- the moaB gene encoding molybdenum cofactor biosynthesis protein B yields MKAKADVPFAPLNIAVLTVSDTRTLETDTSGQVFVDRLSAAGHNLADRVLLKDDLYKIRAQVANWIADDVVQVVLITGGTGFTGRDSTPEAVSCLLDKQVDGFGELFRQISVADIGTSTVQSRALAGLANGTLVCCLPGSTNAVRTGWDGILAEQLDSRHRPCNFVPHLKQAAPCESRG; encoded by the coding sequence ATGAAAGCCAAGGCTGATGTACCTTTTGCGCCGCTCAACATCGCGGTGCTGACGGTCAGCGATACCCGTACCCTCGAAACCGATACGTCAGGCCAGGTCTTCGTCGACCGCTTGAGTGCCGCCGGTCACAACCTGGCGGACCGGGTGTTGCTCAAAGATGATCTCTACAAAATTCGCGCGCAAGTCGCCAACTGGATTGCCGACGATGTCGTGCAGGTCGTGCTGATCACCGGGGGCACCGGTTTTACTGGCCGCGACAGCACTCCTGAAGCCGTGAGCTGCCTGCTGGACAAGCAGGTCGACGGCTTTGGTGAACTGTTCCGTCAGATATCGGTGGCCGATATCGGCACCTCGACCGTGCAGTCCCGGGCCCTGGCCGGCCTGGCCAATGGCACGCTGGTCTGCTGCTTGCCCGGTTCGACCAATGCCGTACGCACCGGTTGGGACGGCATTCTCGCCGAGCAGCTGGATTCGCGGCACCGTCCGTGCAATTTCGTGCCTCATTTGAAACAGGCGGCACCCTGTGAATCCCGTGGGTAA
- the glp gene encoding gephyrin-like molybdotransferase Glp: MNPVGKPGKTGSLMAVEVALARLLEMAEASPIIERERLPLAQVEGRVLADDLVSTLDLPPWPNSAMDGYALRVADWTGEPLMVSQKIFAGKAPDPLEPGTCARIFTGAPVPAGADCVEMQENAEVQADERVRFIEPMVPGQNIRPQGQETTVGELILPAGTRLGPIEQGLAASLGCAELEVIRKVRVAVLSTGDELLEPGQALGPGQIYNSNRVLLCSWLRRLGCEVIDAGILADDLATTRICLGELKDVDLILSTGGVSVGEADFLGIALREEGELTLWKLAIKPGKPLTFGHFRGVPVIGLPGNPASTLVTFALLARPYLMRRLGVKEVEPLKFQVPAGFAWPKAGNRREYLRGRLENGRAIIYRNQSSGVLRSAAWADGLVEVLEDRTLVEGDWVSFIPLSEVLG; the protein is encoded by the coding sequence GTGAATCCCGTGGGTAAGCCAGGCAAGACCGGCAGTCTGATGGCGGTCGAAGTGGCCCTGGCCCGCTTGCTCGAAATGGCTGAAGCCTCGCCGATTATCGAGCGTGAACGCTTGCCGTTGGCGCAGGTCGAGGGCCGCGTACTGGCCGATGACCTGGTGTCGACGCTTGACCTGCCGCCATGGCCCAACAGTGCCATGGACGGTTATGCCTTGCGCGTGGCTGACTGGACGGGCGAGCCGTTGATGGTCAGTCAGAAGATTTTTGCAGGCAAGGCTCCGGATCCCTTGGAACCAGGCACTTGTGCACGAATCTTCACCGGTGCGCCGGTTCCTGCGGGTGCCGATTGCGTCGAGATGCAGGAAAACGCCGAAGTCCAGGCCGATGAGCGAGTGCGTTTCATCGAACCCATGGTCCCGGGGCAAAACATCCGTCCCCAAGGCCAGGAAACCACCGTCGGTGAACTGATCCTGCCTGCCGGCACGCGCCTGGGACCGATCGAGCAGGGGCTGGCGGCATCGCTGGGTTGCGCAGAGCTGGAAGTGATTCGCAAGGTTCGCGTTGCGGTCCTGTCGACCGGGGATGAGTTGCTTGAACCGGGTCAGGCGCTGGGACCGGGGCAGATTTACAACAGCAATCGCGTGTTGCTCTGCAGTTGGTTGCGGCGCCTGGGCTGTGAAGTGATAGACGCCGGTATTCTTGCGGACGATCTGGCGACTACCCGCATCTGCCTGGGTGAATTGAAGGATGTCGACCTGATCCTCTCGACGGGCGGCGTCTCGGTAGGTGAAGCCGATTTTCTCGGGATCGCGTTGCGGGAAGAGGGCGAGCTGACCTTGTGGAAGCTGGCCATCAAGCCAGGCAAACCCTTGACCTTCGGGCATTTTCGCGGCGTCCCGGTGATCGGCTTGCCCGGCAACCCGGCGTCGACCCTGGTGACCTTTGCCTTGTTGGCAAGGCCCTATCTGATGCGTCGCCTGGGGGTGAAGGAGGTCGAGCCCCTGAAGTTTCAGGTTCCGGCAGGATTTGCCTGGCCCAAAGCCGGCAATCGGCGCGAGTATTTGCGCGGACGGCTGGAGAACGGGCGGGCCATCATCTACAGGAATCAGAGTTCCGGGGTGCTGCGCAGCGCCGCCTGGGCGGATGGTCTGGTTGAAGTGCTGGAAGATCGCACGCTGGTCGAGGGCGACTGGGTCAGCTTTATCCCGTTGAGTGAGGTCCTGGGCTAA
- the yegS gene encoding lipid kinase YegS — MSERRALLILHGKQALNESVRAAVEGKRQQGWELAVRLTWEAGDAQRLVEEALTAGYGHIIAGGGDGTLRDIAEAMAAQPTQASLVLMPLGTANDFARAAGVPLEPDQALDLLDVAPSAIDLGEVGGQVFLNMVTGGFGSQVTANTSEDLKKILGGAAYLFTGLSRFSELHAAYGELQGPDFQWSGELLALGIGNGRQAGGGHVLCPDALADDGLLDISILPAPQELVGTLKTLLADGFGIDNMFVRARLPWVEIKVAEGLYINLDGEPMEGDSLRFSARAAALRVHLPENSPLLGSTPTIEGQQA; from the coding sequence ATGAGCGAACGCAGGGCGCTATTGATTCTGCATGGCAAGCAGGCGCTCAACGAGTCGGTGCGCGCCGCCGTCGAGGGCAAGCGCCAACAGGGTTGGGAACTGGCCGTTCGACTGACCTGGGAAGCCGGGGACGCACAACGGCTGGTAGAGGAGGCATTGACCGCGGGCTATGGGCACATCATCGCTGGCGGCGGTGATGGCACCTTGCGCGATATTGCCGAGGCCATGGCCGCACAACCGACGCAGGCCAGCCTGGTATTGATGCCGCTGGGGACGGCCAATGATTTTGCCCGCGCCGCCGGTGTGCCTCTGGAGCCGGATCAGGCACTGGATCTACTGGACGTCGCGCCGAGCGCCATCGATCTGGGCGAAGTGGGCGGACAGGTATTCCTGAATATGGTCACGGGCGGCTTTGGCAGCCAGGTGACGGCCAACACCTCGGAGGATCTGAAAAAAATCCTTGGCGGCGCGGCGTATCTATTCACCGGGTTATCTCGCTTCAGTGAGTTGCATGCGGCCTACGGCGAGTTGCAGGGCCCCGATTTCCAATGGAGTGGCGAGCTGCTGGCACTGGGGATCGGCAATGGCCGACAGGCCGGCGGCGGGCATGTGTTGTGCCCGGACGCACTGGCGGACGATGGCTTGCTGGATATCAGCATCTTGCCTGCGCCGCAGGAACTGGTGGGCACCTTGAAAACACTGTTGGCTGACGGTTTCGGCATCGACAACATGTTTGTGCGCGCCCGTTTGCCATGGGTCGAGATCAAGGTCGCGGAAGGTCTTTATATCAACCTGGATGGCGAACCTATGGAAGGCGACAGTCTGCGGTTCTCTGCGCGGGCGGCGGCACTGCGCGTGCACCTGCCGGAAAACTCGCCGCTGCTGGGCAGCACTCCAACGATTGAGGGTCAACAGGCTTGA
- a CDS encoding chemotaxis protein CheV, translating to MAGILDTVDQRTQLVGENRLEILMFRLAGRQLFAINVFKVQEVLQLPKLTLMPQRHPFVCGVVNLRGKTLPVIDLSQAIGMRALVPGPASTIIVTEYNRSVQAFLVGGVDRIVNMNWEAILPPPTSAGRQHYLTAISKVDDQLVEIIDVEKVLAEIVPYNAKVSREKLDDPVLEHARGREVLLVDDSSVAIAQLRETLGQLGVKMHVASDGLKALNLLKGWADTGVNMTDKLLMVFTDAEMPEMDGYRLTTEIRNDPRLRGLYVVLHTSLSGSFNDSMVKKVGCDNFLSKFQPDKLVDVVRQRLMLV from the coding sequence ATGGCCGGCATTCTCGACACGGTAGACCAACGCACGCAACTGGTGGGTGAGAATCGCCTGGAAATTCTCATGTTTCGACTGGCCGGACGGCAACTGTTCGCGATTAACGTGTTCAAGGTTCAGGAAGTGCTGCAGCTGCCGAAACTGACCCTGATGCCCCAGCGCCATCCGTTTGTCTGCGGCGTGGTCAATCTGCGTGGCAAGACCCTGCCGGTGATCGACCTGTCCCAGGCCATCGGCATGCGTGCACTGGTGCCTGGCCCTGCCAGCACTATCATCGTCACCGAGTACAACCGTTCGGTGCAGGCGTTCCTGGTCGGTGGCGTGGACCGCATCGTCAACATGAACTGGGAAGCCATCCTGCCGCCGCCGACCAGCGCCGGTCGCCAGCACTACCTGACAGCCATCAGCAAGGTCGACGATCAGTTGGTGGAAATCATCGACGTCGAAAAAGTCCTCGCCGAAATCGTGCCGTACAACGCCAAGGTGTCCCGCGAAAAACTCGACGATCCAGTACTGGAACACGCCCGCGGGCGTGAAGTGCTGCTGGTGGATGACTCCAGCGTGGCGATCGCGCAGTTGCGCGAAACCCTGGGGCAACTGGGCGTGAAGATGCACGTGGCCAGCGATGGCCTGAAGGCATTGAACCTGCTCAAGGGCTGGGCCGATACGGGCGTGAACATGACCGACAAACTGCTGATGGTCTTCACCGATGCGGAAATGCCGGAAATGGACGGTTACCGCCTGACCACTGAAATCCGTAACGACCCGCGCCTGCGTGGCCTTTATGTGGTGCTGCACACCTCCTTGTCCGGCAGTTTCAACGACTCGATGGTCAAGAAAGTCGGCTGCGACAATTTCCTCTCCAAATTCCAGCCGGACAAACTGGTCGATGTAGTGCGCCAGCGCCTGATGCTCGTGTAG
- a CDS encoding MOSC domain-containing protein, with protein MLRLSALYRYPLKSGKGEILQQASLDKLGLAGDRRWMLVDEASGRFLSQRVVGQMSQLSALWNAEGGLTLSAPGRAPIDIALPGSDAELRGVTIFRDSLRVPDAGDEAGAWVSEFIGKPTRLVQIPLDRARITEAGYGKDDDRVAFADGFPLLLIGQASLEDLSQHVGRPLEMLRFRPNLVIEGTPAYAEDGWKRIRIGDVEFRVVKPCSRCILTTVDPQTGLRSADREPLATLQKYRAQEEGAMFGQNLVNDGNGQLEVGMPVTILE; from the coding sequence ATGCTGCGTCTGAGCGCGCTTTATCGTTATCCGTTGAAATCCGGCAAGGGCGAGATCCTGCAGCAGGCCAGCCTGGACAAGCTCGGGCTGGCAGGGGATCGACGCTGGATGTTGGTTGACGAGGCCAGCGGGCGGTTCCTGAGCCAGCGCGTAGTGGGGCAGATGAGTCAACTGTCGGCATTATGGAATGCCGAAGGCGGCTTGACCCTCAGTGCGCCAGGCCGCGCGCCGATCGATATCGCCTTGCCAGGCAGCGACGCTGAACTGCGGGGCGTGACTATCTTTCGCGACAGTTTGCGGGTCCCGGATGCCGGCGATGAGGCCGGTGCCTGGGTCAGTGAATTCATTGGCAAGCCGACTCGCCTGGTGCAAATACCGCTTGATCGCGCGCGGATCACTGAGGCGGGCTACGGCAAGGATGACGATCGGGTGGCTTTCGCCGATGGCTTCCCGCTGTTGCTGATCGGGCAGGCGTCCCTGGAGGATCTTTCGCAACACGTCGGGCGCCCGTTGGAGATGCTGCGTTTTCGACCGAATCTGGTGATCGAGGGCACGCCAGCGTACGCCGAGGATGGCTGGAAGCGTATCCGGATCGGCGATGTCGAGTTTCGCGTGGTCAAGCCGTGTTCCCGTTGCATCCTGACCACCGTCGACCCGCAAACCGGGCTACGCAGCGCCGATCGTGAGCCTCTGGCCACCTTGCAGAAATACCGTGCCCAGGAAGAGGGGGCGATGTTCGGCCAGAATCTGGTCAACGATGGCAATGGCCAGCTCGAAGTCGGCATGCCGGTGACGATCCTGGAATAA
- a CDS encoding pyrimidine/purine nucleoside phosphorylase: MFKVNEYFDGTVKSIAFGTAEGPATIGVMAPGEYEFGTSQREIMHVVTGALTVKLPDSSDWETFAAGSQFNVPANSKFQLKVAVDTAYLCEYRG, encoded by the coding sequence ATGTTTAAAGTCAACGAGTACTTCGACGGCACCGTCAAGTCGATCGCCTTTGGCACCGCAGAAGGTCCGGCGACCATCGGCGTCATGGCGCCGGGCGAGTACGAATTCGGCACCAGCCAGCGTGAAATCATGCACGTGGTGACCGGCGCCCTGACCGTCAAGCTGCCCGACAGCAGCGACTGGGAAACCTTCGCCGCGGGCAGCCAGTTCAACGTGCCTGCCAACAGCAAGTTCCAGCTGAAAGTGGCTGTCGACACCGCTTACCTGTGCGAATACCGCGGCTAA
- a CDS encoding exonuclease domain-containing protein, translated as MPHWLVIDLEATTDEGGWPVTEMEIIEIGATLVDRKGRELDAFQRFVRPLRRPLLTPFCRELTHITQANVDGAEPLSEVWASFERWLGQHHARLEGWASWGDYDRQQLLQEWQRLQLDSALSRVPHMNLKQRFAKARRLERPLGLNGALQLAGMQFTGQQHRALEDARNTARLLPLVLPL; from the coding sequence ATGCCTCACTGGCTGGTCATTGATCTGGAAGCCACCACCGATGAGGGTGGCTGGCCAGTAACGGAAATGGAAATCATCGAAATCGGCGCCACGCTGGTGGATCGCAAAGGACGAGAACTGGATGCATTCCAGCGCTTCGTGCGGCCCTTGCGGCGGCCTTTGCTGACGCCGTTTTGCCGGGAGCTGACGCACATCACCCAGGCCAATGTCGACGGTGCCGAGCCGCTGAGCGAAGTCTGGGCGTCGTTCGAACGCTGGCTCGGCCAACATCACGCTCGCCTGGAAGGCTGGGCCAGTTGGGGCGACTACGACCGCCAGCAACTGCTCCAGGAATGGCAACGCCTGCAGCTCGACAGTGCCCTGAGCCGGGTGCCGCACATGAACCTCAAGCAACGCTTTGCCAAGGCCCGTCGGCTGGAACGCCCGCTGGGGCTCAACGGCGCCCTGCAACTGGCGGGCATGCAGTTCACCGGGCAGCAACACCGGGCACTGGAAGACGCGCGCAACACGGCACGCCTGTTACCCCTGGTGCTCCCTCTCTAG
- a CDS encoding acetyl/propionyl/methylcrotonyl-CoA carboxylase subunit alpha codes for MPGFSKILIANRGEIACRIQRTAQTLGYRTVAVFSDADADALHVQMADEAVNIGPAPVQQSYLNIAAIIDAARRTGADAIHPGYGFHSENPGFALACQHAGITFIGPSPDAIELMGSKRLSKLAMLAAGVPCITGYQGAEQDDATLCREAGRIGYPLMIKASAGGGGRGMRLVQGAADLLEQIRSARSEALHGFGSDELILEQALIDPRHVEVQLFGDRHGNLIHLGERDCSIQRRHQKVIEEAPCPVMTTELRQAMGEAALKAGRAVNYVGAGTVEFLLDASGQFYFLEMNTRLQVEHPVTEFITGLDLVAWQLQVAAGLPLPLRQEQLQLNGHAMEVRLYAEDPARGFLPQTGRIATWEPALQNGVRIDHGLIEGQGISPFYDPLLGKLIAHGATREEARRKLLRAVQDSVLLGIPSNQRLLASLLQHPQFVSGEFNTGFIPRYFADPACLHPPVPTAEELAIATALFYRASAQTHPAPLAGWRNNASVPLHYRIGLEDQHWPVQLHAVPDAPYRIQVATRTLELKVVQCDGRWATLEIDGIRRRYAYRLESAQLWLFTRPGSLQLVDRTQAPASSQASVSCGTLKAPMDGAIVDVLVAEGSPVSKGQLLVVLEAMKMEHPLKSGIDGVLKRLQVRVGDQVKNRQILLEVE; via the coding sequence ATGCCCGGATTCAGCAAAATCCTCATCGCCAACCGCGGTGAAATCGCCTGCCGCATCCAGCGCACCGCCCAAACCCTGGGCTATCGCACCGTCGCCGTTTTCAGCGATGCCGACGCCGATGCCCTGCACGTGCAGATGGCCGACGAAGCCGTGAACATCGGCCCGGCCCCGGTGCAGCAGTCTTACCTGAACATTGCGGCAATCATCGACGCCGCCCGGCGCACCGGGGCCGACGCGATCCACCCCGGTTACGGTTTCCACTCGGAAAACCCCGGCTTCGCCCTCGCCTGCCAACACGCCGGCATCACCTTTATCGGCCCCAGCCCCGACGCCATCGAGCTGATGGGCAGCAAACGCCTGTCGAAACTCGCCATGCTTGCCGCCGGCGTGCCCTGTATCACGGGTTATCAGGGCGCCGAACAGGACGACGCGACCCTGTGTCGCGAAGCCGGGCGCATCGGCTACCCGCTGATGATCAAGGCCAGTGCCGGCGGGGGTGGGCGCGGCATGCGCCTGGTCCAGGGCGCCGCTGATTTGCTGGAGCAGATCCGCAGCGCCCGCTCCGAAGCGCTGCACGGGTTCGGCAGTGACGAGCTGATCCTCGAACAAGCCTTGATCGATCCCCGGCACGTCGAGGTTCAGCTATTCGGCGACCGGCACGGCAACCTGATCCACCTCGGTGAGCGCGACTGTTCGATCCAGCGTCGCCATCAGAAAGTCATCGAGGAAGCGCCCTGCCCGGTGATGACCACCGAACTGCGCCAGGCCATGGGTGAAGCGGCGCTCAAGGCGGGGCGCGCGGTGAATTACGTGGGCGCTGGCACCGTGGAGTTCCTGCTGGATGCCAGCGGGCAGTTTTACTTTCTGGAGATGAATACCCGGTTGCAAGTGGAACACCCGGTGACCGAATTCATCACCGGCCTCGACCTGGTGGCCTGGCAGCTGCAGGTCGCCGCAGGGCTGCCACTGCCGCTGCGTCAGGAGCAGCTGCAACTCAACGGCCATGCCATGGAAGTGCGCTTGTATGCCGAAGACCCGGCCCGGGGGTTTCTGCCCCAGACCGGGCGCATCGCAACCTGGGAGCCCGCCTTGCAGAACGGGGTGCGGATCGACCACGGCCTGATCGAAGGCCAGGGCATCAGCCCCTTTTACGACCCGCTGCTGGGCAAGCTCATTGCCCATGGCGCCACCCGCGAAGAAGCCCGGCGCAAATTGTTGCGCGCCGTGCAGGACAGCGTGCTGCTGGGCATACCGAGCAATCAGCGCCTGCTCGCCAGCCTGTTGCAACACCCGCAGTTCGTCAGCGGCGAGTTCAACACCGGGTTCATCCCGAGGTATTTTGCCGACCCTGCCTGCCTGCATCCGCCGGTCCCCACCGCCGAAGAACTGGCGATCGCAACGGCCCTGTTTTATCGGGCCTCGGCGCAGACTCACCCAGCGCCCCTGGCCGGTTGGCGCAACAATGCCAGCGTGCCGTTGCACTATCGCATCGGCCTGGAAGATCAGCATTGGCCGGTGCAATTGCACGCAGTGCCTGACGCGCCCTACCGGATTCAAGTCGCCACCCGCACCCTTGAATTGAAGGTCGTGCAGTGCGACGGCCGCTGGGCCACCCTGGAAATCGATGGCATCCGCCGACGTTATGCCTATCGTCTCGAATCCGCGCAGCTCTGGCTGTTCACCCGGCCCGGCAGCCTGCAACTGGTGGATCGCACTCAAGCCCCGGCCAGCAGTCAGGCCAGCGTCAGCTGCGGCACGCTCAAGGCACCGATGGACGGTGCGATCGTCGACGTGCTGGTCGCCGAGGGCAGCCCGGTCAGTAAAGGCCAGTTGCTGGTGGTGCTGGAGGCGATGAAAATGGAGCATCCCCTCAAGTCAGGCATCGATGGCGTGCTCAAGCGCTTGCAGGTCAGGGTCGGCGACCAGGTGAAAAATCGTCAGATATTGTTGGAGGTCGAATAA
- a CDS encoding enoyl-CoA hydratase-related protein, whose product MSILPVCQTLLLELHNGVLHITLNRPDSRNAMSLQMVAELSAVLAAVHDDRTVRALVIGGAGGHFCAGGDIKDMANARAQGSTACRELNRAFGTLLQAVQHTPQVVITVLQGAVLGGGLGLACVSDVALADHQAQFGLPETSLGVLPAQIAPFVVQRIGLTQARRLALTAARFDGTQAKRIGLVHFVEHDAQALAERLDEVLAHVLCCAPEANARTKQLLLASAGQPADTLLDEAAEWFSEAVTGAEGVEGTMAFVQKRKPGWAL is encoded by the coding sequence ATGAGCATCTTGCCGGTTTGCCAGACCCTGCTGCTGGAACTGCACAACGGCGTCCTGCACATCACCCTCAACCGCCCCGACAGCCGTAACGCCATGAGCCTGCAGATGGTCGCCGAACTGAGCGCGGTGCTGGCGGCGGTACATGATGACCGAACTGTGCGTGCCTTGGTCATCGGTGGCGCCGGCGGGCATTTCTGTGCCGGTGGCGACATCAAGGACATGGCCAACGCCCGCGCTCAAGGCTCGACGGCCTGCCGCGAGTTGAACCGAGCGTTCGGCACGCTGCTGCAAGCGGTGCAACACACGCCGCAAGTGGTCATCACCGTGCTGCAAGGCGCCGTACTCGGCGGTGGCTTGGGCCTGGCATGCGTCAGTGACGTCGCCCTGGCCGATCATCAGGCGCAATTCGGTCTGCCGGAAACCAGTCTCGGTGTGCTGCCCGCGCAGATCGCGCCGTTCGTGGTCCAGCGCATCGGCCTGACCCAGGCCCGTCGACTCGCCCTGACGGCGGCGCGTTTCGATGGCACCCAGGCCAAGCGGATCGGCCTGGTGCATTTTGTCGAACATGACGCGCAAGCCCTGGCCGAGCGTCTCGATGAGGTGTTGGCCCATGTGTTGTGCTGTGCACCGGAGGCCAATGCGCGGACTAAACAGCTGTTGCTGGCGAGTGCGGGGCAGCCGGCGGATACGTTGCTCGATGAGGCGGCCGAATGGTTCAGCGAGGCGGTGACCGGGGCTGAGGGGGTCGAGGGGACAATGGCTTTTGTGCAGAAGCGTAAGCCGGGGTGGGCGCTTTAA
- the atuD gene encoding citronellyl-CoA dehydrogenase produces MIFTQEHEALRRTIRQFVDHEINPHVDEWEKAGRFPIHELFRKAGDLGLLGISKPEKFGGMGLDYSYSIVAAEEFGTIHCGGIPMSIGVQTDMCTPALARFGSDELREEFLRPAITGEQVGCIGVSEVAAGSDVAGLKTSARKDGDDYVINGSKMWITNSPSADFMCLLANTSDDKPHVNKSLIMVPMNTPGISLSSHLDKLGMRSSETAQVFFDNVRVPQRNRIGHEGAGFMMQMLQFQEERLFGAANMIKGLEYCIDSTIEYCKDRKTFGNALIDNQVIHFRLAELQTEIECLRALVYQATEQYIKGQDVTRLASMAKLKAGRLGREVSDSCLQYWGGMGFMWDNPVARAYRDVRLVSIGGGADEIMLGIICKLMGILPGKKQ; encoded by the coding sequence ATGATCTTCACCCAGGAACACGAAGCACTGCGCCGCACCATCCGCCAATTCGTCGACCACGAGATCAACCCGCACGTTGATGAATGGGAAAAGGCCGGACGCTTTCCGATCCATGAGCTTTTCCGCAAGGCCGGCGACCTCGGTTTACTGGGGATTTCCAAGCCGGAGAAGTTCGGCGGCATGGGCCTGGACTACAGTTATTCGATCGTCGCCGCCGAAGAGTTCGGCACCATTCATTGCGGCGGGATTCCAATGTCCATCGGCGTGCAGACCGACATGTGCACCCCGGCACTCGCCCGCTTCGGTTCCGATGAATTGCGCGAAGAGTTCCTGCGTCCGGCGATCACCGGCGAGCAGGTCGGCTGCATCGGCGTTTCCGAAGTCGCCGCCGGTTCCGATGTGGCGGGATTGAAAACCAGCGCGCGCAAGGACGGCGACGACTACGTGATCAACGGCAGCAAGATGTGGATCACCAACTCGCCGAGCGCCGATTTCATGTGCCTGCTGGCCAACACCTCGGACGACAAACCCCACGTCAACAAGTCGCTGATCATGGTGCCGATGAACACGCCAGGCATCAGCCTGAGCTCGCATCTGGACAAGCTCGGCATGCGCAGTTCGGAAACCGCCCAGGTGTTTTTCGACAACGTGCGCGTGCCGCAACGCAACCGCATCGGCCACGAGGGCGCGGGCTTCATGATGCAAATGCTGCAGTTCCAGGAGGAACGCCTGTTCGGCGCGGCCAACATGATCAAGGGCCTGGAATACTGCATCGACAGCACCATCGAGTACTGCAAGGACCGCAAGACCTTCGGCAATGCGCTGATCGACAACCAGGTGATTCACTTCCGCCTGGCCGAACTGCAGACCGAAATCGAATGCCTGCGCGCGTTGGTCTATCAGGCCACCGAGCAATACATCAAAGGCCAGGACGTCACCCGCCTGGCGTCGATGGCCAAACTCAAGGCCGGTCGCCTGGGCCGCGAAGTCAGCGACAGTTGCCTGCAATACTGGGGCGGCATGGGCTTCATGTGGGACAACCCGGTGGCCCGGGCCTACCGCGATGTGCGGCTGGTGTCGATCGGCGGCGGGGCCGACGAGATCATGCTGGGGATCATCTGCAAACTCATGGGCATCCTGCCGGGGAAAAAACAATGA